Genomic DNA from uncultured Desulfuromusa sp.:
GGAGTCCGTATCTGCAGCAAAGATTGGTAGTTTGGCGTGATAGCCTATCTGGGTGGTGGCCTCAAGAGCTGAAACGACGGTGTTATCCGTTGGAATGTATACGGCATCGACTTTGCCAACCAGGCTTTTTGCCGCCTGGAAAACCCCTGCAGAATTGCTGACAGTGGCTTCTTCTACCGAGAGACCTTTTTTCTGGGCTTCTTCTTTGAGGATGCTCACCAGCGTTACGGAATTCACTTCTCCAGAGTTATAAATGACACCAATTGTTTTTAATTCAGGCAGAAATTCCAGGATAAGATCCAATTGTCGATCGATGGGACTCATATCTGTTGTCCCGGTGATGTTTCCACCCGGATGTTCCAGGGACTGAACGAGTCCTGCGCCAACGGGATCAGTTACTGCTGCAAAAACAATGGGAGTATCTTTGATCACCTGAGCACAAGCCTGAGCTGTCGGGGTTGCAATCCCAACAGCCACATCAGGCTGCTCACCCAGAAT
This window encodes:
- a CDS encoding ABC transporter substrate-binding protein, whose product is MKRFISQFVCLLLLLPALPSLAADYTVSFNQIVEHPALDALRQGVKDELAAQGLSVNYHDHIAQGNIATANLIAKQILGEQPDVAVGIATPTAQACAQVIKDTPIVFAAVTDPVGAGLVQSLEHPGGNITGTTDMSPIDRQLDLILEFLPELKTIGVIYNSGEVNSVTLVSILKEEAQKKGLSVEEATVSNSAGVFQAAKSLVGKVDAVYIPTDNTVVSALEATTQIGYHAKLPIFAADTDSVTRGAVAALAVDYYKMGRQTGEMVSRVLKGDKPSEMPVETLREFQIHLNPGSAQKMGLDIPEALLKKADRIIE